The window CTTTTACTTGTGGttagttaaaagttaaaagctaaaatagtttttaaattattattattattattattattatttttaaattggagactgtggctctgtctaaaagacaggaggctgagctggaagtggcggagatgaagatgctgagattttcgttgggagtgacaaggatggacaagattagaaatgagcagatcagagggacagtgaaggtggagcagtttggagataaagccagagaggccaagttgagatggtttggacatgcgTTGAGGAGGAAtggtggatatattggtcaaagaatgttggagatggagctgccgggcagaaggagcagaggtagacctcagagaaggtttatggatgtagtgaaggtggacatggatatggttggtgtaaaagtagaggaggcagtggatagggcaagatggaggcagatgatctgctgtggtgacccctaaagggggcagctgaaagaagaagattattattatttttaaagttaCTGTGAGTTACTTGGTAGTTATTGTAGGATTTTAATTAAATCATATAagcatataattaaaaaaatagataGCAGGTCTAAACTACAGTGGCTCGTGAGTTTTTAGCAGTGGTGTTGTGGGCATTGTGTcactaatattttttttttaacaataaaacattgtgtttatatttttttttagatatctCTCTGACCTAGTCATTTGTGTTTATCAGTctatttatttcaaatatgGCTGAAGCCGTCAGATTTAAGGGCCATAACTATTCATTTTACAAACATATTTGCAAGTGCATTACATTCTACCTACAAAGTGGACCAGATTTAGGAATCTGTATTTCAAAGTTAAGCAGTGCTTAACTTTTGCTATACAAAATGAAGCACTGTTGCTTTTGAGGTAACTTCTCTGTTGAATGCCTTTCAGGGTGAAGTCTATTGAGCATGATGGGCGGTATAAGCGGACTTGGGGCACTGGAAGTGACAACGCAAgcggagagggaggagagggaggtgTGGTGTCCAGCCAACCGAGCAGCATCCGCAATGGCCAGGCTGCTCCTGTGCCATCATCCTCTGGTCCCTACATCAAGAGGCAATGCCAGTTTGATTTCTCATGACTAAATAAAAGCTGGTTAGCTAAACTAAAGTGCGTAGCATGTACAAAATAATTTGATTGGTTAGATGCTCTGTTAAATTTGTTGAAAtgattttcagtcttttttccGTGCTGACGTCTGACTATGTTGTTCAGTTGAAGAGCTCATCACCTTCTCAGTGGAATGTTGTGACTAAGAAGGACATTACCGACTCTTGTTTTCAGAAAAAACAGTGTATGAGTTCTAGGTGGACCATTTGTGCAAGaagtattttgaaatatttcattCCACTTTCTTTGCTGACAAAAAGAAGTCTGCCTTTGTCATACTTCCTGATTTGGTTATTCTCAGTCATCTGTCATTCAAAGGCAGAGATAAGGTTTTTCTGTGCCCCATTTGGTATGCTTCTCCACCTGTATACTATGAATAGCCTGATGCAatgtttcaaatgtatttttcagaaaactTCCATTACCCCGTTTTGCCGTTCTTCTAACTAGTTAAATAGGAAGTTAAGCTTGCAATTAAAAAGTTAGTTTGACTTTTAACTATTGTTAAAGGCTCTGCTGTCCTCAAAAAGCACAGGTTCTGTCAAAAGCTCCTATCAGTGTTTTAGATTTATGATTAACTTGTGATTACCTTTACTTGACTGCCCACAGGGCAGAATATCTTGACTTTTGTCAACAACTTTTTCTCAAATGTTCATTCCTTTTGGTTATTTAGtagtattgttttatttgttttgattttatttacctGGTTATATTAgggctttttctttcttttttttcaggatAACAAATGATGATCGGGAGGTGGAGATGGAGGAGAACCTAGAACAGGTGGGCGGCATCATCGGGAATCTGAAGAACATGGCTCTGGATATGGGCAACGAGAttgacaaacagaacaaaaccattGACCGCATTACAGACAAAGTAAGGCCACCCCACACACAATTCACATTTATTAAAAGAACACTAATCTGTCTGTTCTGTGTTTACCATGCAGTTACTTGccacagaaaacaaatctgATACATTTCCCAGCACCTGTTGACTTACAATATGCTTATGTTGAAAAATGCTATTTCTTTAAGGGATCATTGCAACATTTGTTATGATTAGCATTTTTGTGCTTATACGACTTTTTAATTATGAGTTTAAAGTAGTATTTAGACACTGTTTAAGTTTCATAATTTTCCTCTTACTCTTTAGTCCACAtattccatatatggaaacataGCTGCAAAAACCCATTTTGAAACcacaaaaacagtgcatttacatatatctgcataTTCAGCCTGTAGCAGcttagccccacctattcacGATGCAGTTAAAAGAAGTCTTATTCTGCTCCCATTTTTTTGAACAaggcacagtacagggcagccaatcggAACAGAGGTCAtatacatatcagtcttaatggAACAGTAATAGGGAGAGGTCggaaaattgtcatgtaaataataaaaaagtttgaCTGTTTTTCAatcataaaaccacacaaaaattATAAGTGGGCCTctggaaaaaatatatcatgCCAGACGAAGATAGGATATAGCCATGCCAGCCTCATAAGACTGGTTTTCTGGACTGTGATTAAGCTTAGTCCTGGACTATATTTTTGTTTCAGGATAGTCTCCAGGCAGCATGGTGACACAGTGgatagcactgtcacctcacagcaagaagggcttGGGTTCAAGAATCTCCATTCAAAACCTTGTTCAGTGCAGAGCTAGATTGTATGggaaactggtcctaggtgttATATCATCTGAAAAACTTTTTCAGGGCATACATCtgtcagagagaggagaagcaTTCTAACCCTTCTGCATAGGTGTACTGTTATGTATCACATTACACTGAACAGAACTGGTAGTGTAAAATCaaatgatttgtttgtttgttgtgacGATGCCACAAATCTAATCACACAAGGTTAGCTTATTAGAATAAAAAGGGTACATTGGCATCCAGTGTTTAACTGCAAtgtattctgtctgtttttgcacaggCTGACATGAATAAAGCACGCATTGATGAAGCCAACCAGCGAGCCAACAAACTTCTGAAGTGACTTTGCAGGTGTGAACAAAGAATTTGTCACagccttattctctctctctttctctctctctctctctctctctctctctctctctctctctctcttacacacatacTTACACATATTGTTATAAAGGGCAAAGAAATTAAGCTTTAGAGATAATGTTCTTCCAATGCCACCTGTGCCTTTTTTAATAGCTTAGATGCTATTGTGTAAATAGAAAtggtcacacaaacacactgcctCTTGTACAATCAGGCATTTGCCTCTATATGTGATAAATGGATGCTGGACACACGGAGTGTAGTAGTATAAGAGGCTCTGGTCACTGCtgtcctgtctgtctgtaatGTACACACAGAGGGATGCTATTTTAATAGctccttttcctcttctcttagtttctctctctttcataaaAGGGATAAGAGACCTGTGAAGAATATTTCCACATGTGTTTGGGTATTGCCCCCCTCATACCCTGTGATCTGAGTTTATTGTTACTCTTTCTAGACTGGTTTATAATAtaattgtttgttatttttcttttttgtgttgtcTTTACCTGTTCACTGttgtattcatatttaattATAAAAGGATAATGAACTGTTATTTGTGAATACcgtttttgaataataaagtCATGTTTTAAATGGTTGTTTTTCTCATCCCCACCCTGGGCTGGTTGCAAAGAATAAGCTGAGTTCTGATGAGTAGAATGAGTATGATATGGACTGAATGTGTGCACTTGTAAAATTGGGTTAAATATTATGGTAGGTCTTTTGTGGTGTTTTCACCATGAAATCAATAGCTCTAGTATGTAGGAATGTGACTGTTAAATGCCTattttatttctaataaagcCAATTTAATTCCTTTACACCGATgtgcttttttaaatttattttttgtagttATTTTGAATTTTGATGTTACCAGCAGAGGGCACTGTTAGTCGTGTTTTTCAGTTATGTATTAAGTTTGAATGCCTTTTAGGCTATGTGTACAAGAGCCTAAATGGGAAAACAGGATTTTTATCTGGtttactttaaatgtttgtgtCAGTACATggagtttaataataataataataataataataataataataattgttaatAAGTGGTGTCCAGATCAAATCAAGCTgggaagttttatttttaagggaTGCAGATTTCCATTGATATGTGAGCTTAACTGTTTCATACTCACAGCCAGTCATAATGTTGGATGGGAAGGCTTAAAAAATAACACCTGTTAATTGCTCATGAGCTTTAGTATCACTTTTGATGTTCTCACTGGGCCCTTTCTCAGCTGCAGCAATGAAACAGTGAAATGAGCTTTCTAGCTAGTTGCTGGCTGCACTTAAATGTTGATGCGCACTTAACGGCTATAGCAAGCTAAGAGAACTACCACATATTTCACAGCAGCACTGCACTTTTCAACAACTACAACATGAACAGAacaattaaatgataaaaaattaaatgataaTGATTGTTCACTTTCATCCTAAAAGCTCTGCTGGTCATGTGTGACTTTTCACAAGGTAACcaatcaaaaagaaaaagagggtgGGTAAAATTGACCTGGAGAGTGAATGCGGAGCTGTACAGCAGGAGATGTTTGCTAAAATgtgggtttaaaaaaagaatccaCTCAAAGATAAAAGTTCTGTTATCACCATCAAGGTTTgcaaaaaaaacttgaaaataGTGATAACGAGCATGCTTCACTACCATAATGGTGACTTTAATATGGATGTTATCACTTAGTTGTGGTGATCAGGGTACTTGCTCATGTTACTTATGTTTACATGGGCTGATTAAGAAGGATTAAACCTGGTGGACGGTTTTCTCCCTGTACTTCTctaaaaaataaagcacaatagGTGTTTCCATTATGTGATATGATGTGGAGTTGAACTTCAAGCTCATAAGGATCCACTCAGTCCAGTAACACTTCGCTCCATTCTTCTGAAGACTGGTGTTTGAACGAAATGTTCCtgctaataaaattaaaagttaaTTTTTCATCTTGTGTGCAGTCAATGCATAGACAGATCACAGATCAaactaaaattaacatttttttcccagCGTTTTGCTCTTAGAGGTGAACTTATAACAACAGAACTGATCAACAAAGGCGATCTGGGCAGATTCATTTTGTTTCAATTTTAAAcatactgaattatttatagaTTGTAGTCTGATTGTAGTCTCCATGACTTCCAGGCAAATGtgacttttttacatttcaaatttttaagtaacatttacatttttaatttttagtaAATTAAGCAGAAAATGTTAAGCATGCAAAATCtgtttgaatacatttttattagtcAGTAACAAAGCATCTAATGGAACGCAACCCCATTTGGGGTTAAAAACAACCTGCTTGGACATTCCAAACTGCTGTTAGGAATGTGCTTTGCCATCTTATTGCAGCAAAACTAACCATATAATTTCCCTGAGCACAAGGTGCAAATGATTGGCTAGCTTTACACTACAGACAGGCCTCTGCCCAGTGACAGTTATCACAATAGCAAGGCCAATCTCTAAACACTTAGTTActaccatccttcatttatttaattcattttatttcatgcaaatcGGAGTAAGACGCTAGAATTgccacaaaaataaacataactaaAGTTCTTATTATGGGTCATGTGATTTCCCTCTTTAACATAACATTTGTTGTGGACCGATGTGCCTAGCATGGATAAGATAATTCCAGAATGTGCTGGGTGCAGCAGACAGATGCCATACCTGTACAAAAAGCTATGTATGTTACGGTGTATATTTTAGGACATCACCTTTCAcgttttagaaaaaaatacttGCGCATAGGAAGATTTAAGTAGGAGATGATGCCAACTGAATGTAAAACGAGTGacactgtttcttttctttaattaaaattcagtaaggtccagttgaagaaaatttcctcaaaactttttttgtatatcaacatcttatgtagTCAACAACTATTTactcaaataaagtacaattcagtcatatttcaacaatatttatggTCAGGTTTCTCTTTTTAAAGCACACCACATgaaacttccctctgactcattTTCTTCTCTGGCTGCTGTGTCTTGCCTCGTCCCTCCCCAGCGTGTGCATCACTTACTCGAGTCTCGGTGCTCATCATAATATacagtctgattggctgagtagcatcacatgtggtatttacaatgcatgcgattggtctaCAAGTCTCCCGGGCTGCTAACGCTACCATaatgatgaatacaaataacagtaattatcagactcgctctagtaattggatcagctgccaggtaccaagagtttttactgaactggtaAAATCagcttttagttacagtgcaCCAGCCAGCTGGACTTccctacaggaaacactaaaactcagctcactCGTGTCacttagtc is drawn from Pygocentrus nattereri isolate fPygNat1 chromosome 10, fPygNat1.pri, whole genome shotgun sequence and contains these coding sequences:
- the LOC108433924 gene encoding synaptosomal-associated protein 23-like isoform X1, translated to MSKQPQSLELSAADRSANIDTSKMADMSVEEITIRANQLTDESLESTRRMLQLAEESKETGVKTMTMLEEQGEQLQRVEQGMDQINEDMRQAEKNLTDLSKCCGLCVCPCDRVKSIEHDGRYKRTWGTGSDNASGEGGEGGVVSSQPSSIRNGQAAPVPSSSGPYIKRITNDDREVEMEENLEQVGGIIGNLKNMALDMGNEIDKQNKTIDRITDKADMNKARIDEANQRANKLLK
- the LOC108433924 gene encoding synaptosomal-associated protein 23-like isoform X2, translated to MADMSVEEITIRANQLTDESLESTRRMLQLAEESKETGVKTMTMLEEQGEQLQRVEQGMDQINEDMRQAEKNLTDLSKCCGLCVCPCDRVKSIEHDGRYKRTWGTGSDNASGEGGEGGVVSSQPSSIRNGQAAPVPSSSGPYIKRITNDDREVEMEENLEQVGGIIGNLKNMALDMGNEIDKQNKTIDRITDKADMNKARIDEANQRANKLLK